The Balearica regulorum gibbericeps isolate bBalReg1 chromosome 5, bBalReg1.pri, whole genome shotgun sequence genome window below encodes:
- the INSM2 gene encoding insulinoma-associated protein 2, whose protein sequence is MPRGFLVKRSRRPGGSYRARPRERDPDRDPPPAPPPPPPPPAAGGSPAARQGAEEEEEGEEEEGAAAACPATWPPGGGCGGPGLAPPEGPAAWGAAGPCSAAGPRAALFERCLSSPASAESFPLAASFPPAEKLLLQPRTPLPAPPPPPVPALKRPSRAKAPAKKAKATRKLSFADEVTTSPVLGLRIKEEGPEGRPGPPAGRTPLGEFICQLCKEQYADPLALAQHRCSRIVRVEYRCPECHKIFSCPANLASHRRWHKPRPGPSADGAAAAAPAPPGKENSPERRPRGPAAPSPQPPPPPPRQHRGGADSAGSAPAPPGPGPAPAGAPAPGGGPGGEAFACPCCQKRFRRQAYLRKHLGTHGAARPAAYGPPERGQLAFACHLCGARFPSADIRDKHRLWHAVREELLLPPPAGPPEGGAAGGERQGFPCKHCPATFFSAPGLARHASKCHPPESRQVLLLQVPVRPGC, encoded by the coding sequence aTGCCGCGCGGCTTCCTCGTCAAGCGCAGCCGGCGCCCCGGCGGCTCCTACCGGGCGCGCCCGCGGGAGCGGGACCCGGACCGGGacccgccgcccgccccgccgccgccgcccccgccgcccgccgccgggggCAGCCCCGCCGCCAGGCAgggggcggaggaggaggaggagggcgaggaggaggagggcgccgccgccgcctgccccgCGACGTGGCCCcccggcggcggctgcgggggACCCGGGCTCGCCCCGCCGGAGGGGCCGGCCGCCTGGGGGGCGGCGGGCCCCTGCAGCGCTGCGGGGCCGCGGGCGGCTCTCTTCGAGCGGTGCCTCAGCTCCCCCGCCTCCGCCGAGTCCTTCCCCCTGGCCGCCTCCTTCCCGCCCGCcgagaagctgctgctgcagccccgcacgccgctgcccgccccgccgccgccgccggtgCCAGCGCTGAAGCGGCCGTCGCGGGCCAAGGCGCCGGCCAAGAAAGCCAAGGCCACTCGGAAGCTGAGCTTCGCCGACGAGGTGACCACCTCGCCCGTGCTGGGGCTGCGCATCAAGGAGGAGGGCCCCGAGGGccggccggggccgccggcGGGGCGCACGCCGCTGGGCGAGTTCATCTGCCAGCTGTGCAAGGAGCAGTACGCGGACCCGCTGGCGCTGGCCCAGCACCGCTGCTCCCGCATCGTGCGCGTCGAGTACCGCTGCCCCGAGTGCCACAAGATCTTCAGCTGCCCCGCCAACCTGGCCTCGCACCGCCGCTGGCACAAGCCGCGGCCCGGCCCCAGCGCCGacggcgccgccgccgccgcccccgccccgccgggcaaGGAGAACAGCCCCGAGCGGCGGCCCCGCGGCCCGGCCGCGCCCTCGCctcagccgccgccgccgccgccccgtCAGCACCGCGGCGGCGCGGACAGCGCCGGcagcgccccggccccccccggccccggccccgctcccgccggcgCTCCGGCtcccggcggcggccccggcggggaGGCGTTCGCCTGCCCCTGCTGCCAGAAGCGGTTCCGGCGGCAGGCCTACCTCCGCAAGCACCTGGGCACCCAcggggcggcgcggcccgcCGCCTACGGCCCGCCGGAGCGCGGGCAGCTCGCCTTCGCCTGCCACCTCTGCGGCGCCCGCTTCCCCTCGGCGGACATCAGGGACAAGCACCGGCTGTGGCACGCCGTGcgggaggagctgctgctgccgccgccggccgGGCCCCCCgagggcggcgcggcgggcggcgaGCGGCAGGGCTTCCCCTGCAAGCACTGCCCCGCCACCTTCTTCAGCGCGCCCGGGCTGGCGCGGCACGCCAGCAAGTGCCACCCGCCGGAGAGCAGGCAGGTCCTGCTGCTCCAGGTGCCCGTCCGGCCGGGCTGCTAG